AAACTGCCGAGGTGAATTCGACAAGGGTCAGTTCGCTGATCGCCGGTGCGGTCACACTCCTTAAGGTCCGCTCCGCGACCAGGCTCAACGGTTCGGGGCAGTAATAGGCGGCGAGAACGCTGGTATCCACATAGACGGTCACGCGCGCTCGGTCACGCGCGAGTCAATCACGATCCGACTCAACGTACGCCCTTTTCGTTTGATCGAACGGCGCAAGGCGACGAGCGACGGGAGTCGACGCCGGCGGCGAGATGGAGGCACCAGCCTGGCGACAACTTCACCGCGCCGCGCGATTGTGATCGTTTCACCGGCCTCGGCACGATCGAGGAGACTTTTTAAGAGGCGGCGT
The DNA window shown above is from Nitrospira tepida and carries:
- a CDS encoding type II toxin-antitoxin system Phd/YefM family antitoxin, translating into MTGGCMGSINVKETRRLLKSLLDRAEAGETITIARRGEVVARLVPPSRRRRRLPSLVALRRSIKRKGRTLSRIVIDSRVTERA